A stretch of DNA from Trichocoleus sp.:
AAGTCACCACAATTTGATTTGCAGGCAACCCCAACACTCGCGCCATAATGACCTGTGTTTCAGTCGGATGTTGGGTCGAAGCATAAACCTGATAATGTCCCTCACCATCCGGAATGACCCAGCTTGTCTGCGTTTCCAGATAAAAGTGATCCTGTCCGTTCATTTCAATTTCGCCAGACAGCACAAACTCCGACTGCTGCAGCGCTGTTGCTGGGTCACCTCGTCCAACTTTCTGCGGCTGATTGTGAAAACTGTTGCTCTCGATCGCCTCTTGAATCGTCACGATCGCGGGTAATGGCTCATAGTCCACGACGACTTTTGCCGCTCCCTGACGCGCAGCCTCCTCGGTTTCTGCTGCCACCCAAACGATCGCCTGCCCCCAATAGCTCACTTCTTCTGTGGGCAACAGGATCTCATCCTCAATGATCACGCCTGTATCATTCACGCCAGGCACGTCAGCAGCCGTCAGAACGGTGACAACTCCTTCAACCTCATAGGCTCCAGACACATCAATCTGCGTAATTTTTGCCCTCGCGTGAGGCGACACCACCGGATAGAGGGACAGCATCCCGGTTGGCAATCGCTGATCATCGGTGTAAATGGCTTTGCCGCTGACATGACCGATCGCACTTTCGTGGCTTTTGCGTTTTCCGTCTGCACTCATGACCGCACCTCACCCGCTGATTGATTCACTGTAGCCTGCATCTCAACAAAAAACTTTTCAAACAAATTGGCAATTAACACTTTCCGATAAGCCGCACTGCCGCGTAGATCGGTCAATGGCGTAAAGGCTTCTCGCAGTTGCAGTTTAATTTGCTGGATTGTGTCGATTGTCCAGGGTTGCCCAACGAGTGCAGTTTCAACTTCGATCGCCCGAACTGGAGTAGCGGCAACGCCTCCATAAGCCAGTCTGGCATGAACAATTTGATTCTCGCTGTTTAGATCGATCGCAAAGGCAGCCGCCACAATACTGATATCATCAGTTCCGCGCTTGCCAATTTTGTAGGACTGACTGAGCCGACGCACTGCACGGAGCGTGAGCGATCGAGGAATGCGAACCGCCACAATCACTTCTCCAGGCTGTAATTCTGTCTGTCGATAGCCTTTGAAAAACTGAGCCAGGGGAATGATCCGTTCACGACTGGGATTCGCAAGCCGGACTTCAGCATCTAGCGCCAGCAACACCGGAGGCAAATCACCAATCGGGGAAGCCGTCCCTAAGTTGCCACCGATCGTGGCTCGATTGCGAACCTGACGCGCTGCAAACCAGTACAGCATCTCATCCAGGCTAGGAAACAATCCTTTAAGCTGCGTTTCAATCTGCGTTAACGGCACAGCCGCCCCAATTTCAACCCATTCGGGGGTAACTGCAATTTGTTTCAGTTCTGCCACCGCTTCCAGCGAAATCAGAATCGGGAAAGTTTGGCGGTGATAGCTCATCTCCAGCCCCAAATCGGTTGCGCCTGCCATGAGGGTAGCGCCAGGGTGCTGTTGTAGAAGTTCTAACGCGTCCTGTAATCGAATCGGACGATAAAACAGATGCTCGGTGTCGCTGTAAGACACTTCACTGATATCAGGTTTGGCTGCCGCTAAAACCGCTGTAAATCGATCGCCAATCTGCTCCTGTACTAATTGCTGGGCGGCTCGACGAATTGGCAAATATCCCGTACAACGACAAAGATTGCCTTCGATCGCTTCATCATCCAGCTTGCCGTCATAATAAGCCGCAAACAAGCTCATGATAAATCCAGGTGTACAGTAGCCACATTGTGATCCGCCCGTTTCTACCATTGCTGCCTGAACTGGATGCAGCGATCCGTTTGCCAGCCCTTCCACCGTCAAAATGTCCCGTCCTGCCAGCGAGCCGATCGGCATCAGGCAGCTATTTACGGCTTGATAATGCGGTTTGCCGTCTGCACCTTCATTCATCACCACCACCGTACAAGCGCCGCAGTCTCCATCACCACAGCCTTCCTTTGTTCCGGTGCGCCCGCTCTGCCGCAAATATTCCAGCAGCGTCATTGTCGGAGAAACACATTTCAGCCGGACTCTTTCACCATTAATGCTCAATGTCAGACTGGTTTCTACCTGTTTCACAATCAAACTCCATCTACAGGAATCAAGGGCAGGAATCGAGCGATCGTTGCTGTCATAGTTACAGCTACATCAAGAGCGACATCAAGGGCTACATTAAGAACGTTGGATAACCTGACAGCAAGCAGCTGTAGCGATCGAGCGGCTCAAAGAACGGCTTAAAGAACATCTGTATACTGTATACAATTAAACAAACAGTCTATGTGTAGTTCTTAATACAATTTGTTTTGTTCTAAATCGCGCATAAATTAAACTTAGCGCACTGTTTCGTGAACTGTTTAGCAAGTTGTAGGAATGACTGTAGGTCGATGGAATGAAGCGATCGTTTGAGAAGAATTTCGATAAATCTGATTGTCTCTAGAACCTGCTTTAAATCCCATACAATCGAGACTTTCAAACATTCTCTAGCAGAAAGGGTAACGATTCATTAAATATAAAGTGCAGACAACAAATATTAACTAATTCAAAACACAAATCATGCATCAGTTGAAAGTGGTGATCATTGGCGCAGGAATCGGCGGACTCACAGCGGCAATTGCCTTACAGCGATCGGGCTACGAAGTTGAAATTTACGATCGTGTCAAAGAGTTACGTCCGGCGGGGGCTGCAATTTCGGTCTGGTCAAATGGCGTTAAGGTGCTGAATGCGCTGGGCTTAGGCAAACAGATGGCGCAGATCGGCGGACAAATGGATCGGATGGAATATCGGACGATCGAAGGTGAATTGCTGAATGCGATCGATCTGTCTCCCCTAGTTGAAGCTGTCGGACAACGCCCCTATCCGGTTGCCCGAACGGATCTACAGTCCATGCTCCTTAATGCTTTTGCAGGTGAAGTGACTTTAAACGCTCGCTGTGTGGGTCTGGAAACTGACGAAACAGGCGTGACCGCTATTTTTGAAGACGGACATCGTGCGACTGGAGATCTGCTGATTGCGGCGGATGGTGTGCGATCGATCTTGCGCGAATTTGTTTTGGATCAATCGATCGAACCGCAATATGGCGGCTATGTGAACTGGAATGGACTAGTTCCTGTTAGCCCTGACCTTGCCCCATCGGATACCTGGGCGATTTACGTAGGCGATTTTAAGCGTGTTTCGATGATGCCTGTGGCAGGCGATCGGTTTTACTTTTTCTTTGATGTGCCAATGCCAAAAGAGAAAACCAGCGAACTGGGCGATATTCGAGCTGATTTAAGCAACTTTTTTGTCGGCTGGGCAGATCCCGTACAAGCGCTGATTCAGCGACTCGACCCCGAAGCCACCAATCGCGTTTTGATTCATGATGTCGGCCCGATCGATCGAATGGTGCGCGGTAAAGTAGCTTTGCTGGGCGATTCGGCTCATGCAACCTGTCCTGATCTGGGGCAGGGAGGCTGTCAGGCGATGGAAGATGCATTCATGCTAGCTCAATGTCTGCTAACGACGAATGTGAGCGTGGAAGATGCCCTGAAGCGATATGAACTGGCACGAAAAGAGCGAACGGGGGCGATCGTGGAAAAAGCCCGAAAACGCGCCGAGCAAATTCACGGCAAAGAGCCAGCCATTACCCAGGCATGGTACGACCAGCTTGCTTACGAAAAACCTACTGATGTCACAGATGCGATCGCGAAGGTCATTTTAGGGGGTCCACTGAGGTAAGTTTTATGGCTGGCAAACTCACAACTCATGTTCTCGATACGGCTCAAGGTTGCCCAGCAGCACATTTGGCGATCGAGCTTTGGCTGATCCATTCATTGCCTCAATCGGCAACATTACCCGATAAAACACCCGATAAAACACCTGATAAAACCTTGATCAAAACGATTCAAACGAATGAGGATGGACGCACCGATCAGCCTGTCTTAAGCAGTCATGAAATTAAAGCAGGCACCTTTGAGTTGGTATTCATTGTGGGTGATTATTTTGCTCAACAATCGGTTAAAATCACTAACCCACCTTTCCTCGATCGCATTCCAATTCAATTCACGATCGTGGATGTCAATGCTCATTATCACGTTCCACTTTTAGTATCCCCCTGGTCATACAGTACCTATCGGGGTAGTTAATTCTCGCCTAATTCCCTCAGTCCAGGTAGCAGAGATAGGGATCGATCGATATCATGCTTAGGAAAGCCTATCTAATTGATGCCAATGTCTCTTTCAAAAGAAGAAAACCAGCAGCTATTACAACGACTCATCTTTGATGGCGAGCCACCTCAGGAGTGGGTTGAAGATGTTTGGGGCATGAGCCCAACTCTGGGAGAGCGTGCCGCTAAACTGCTTGAAGTCTTTGAAGACCTGGTAGAGTGCTGTCCTGAAGAGAAGCTAGACAACCTGCTACAAACCTACTATCAAAATTTATTAGAAACTGAGTGAATATTACAAGAACATTACAAGTGCTGAAAAATCAGTTGTAACTCAGTTCTCCCTGACTTCCCTCTCAATTTTAATCGGGAGGGTTTCAGCCTTTGATACTTCAAGATAATTCAGAATTTTGATTGACATTGTCACAGTCTGGGAAGAATAAAAAATACCGCATGAACGGAGCAGCTTATCTTTTCTCCTAGATCATTGTTCGCGGTCTAACACAGGTGATTCGCCCCAATTCTGCCTGTGGTTATCTTATTATTCTCAGAAATAACAATGGCAAATTCACTTGTTAAGGGAATCGTCGTTACCAGTACGGCGGATAGTGGCGCTGGCTCATTGCGATCGGCAATCACTCTTGCTCCAGCAGGAGAAACGATTCGCTTTGCACCGAGTTTGAAAGGGCAAACAATTACGCTAAATGGGCAACTGGAAGTCAACAAAAATTTGACGATCGATGGGTCGAATGCTCCAGGTTTAACAATTAGTGGCAACAATGCGAGTCGTGTTTTAAAGACAGGCGAAAAAACAAACGTTACACTCAAGAATTTAATTCTGGCGAATGGACGTTTGACGGGTGCAGATGATGTAACAGGGACAGGTGCAGGGATTCAAACCGGAATGGACAGCACCCTGACCGTCATCAAATGTCAGATCAATCGGAACGTGGCTCGGCGTGGCGGTGGTGGCATCTGGACGGGATATCGATCGACTACCACAATTTTGAACAGCCGCTTTGATGGAAATGATGGGTCAGAGGCGATCGAGGAACGAGGCGGCGGCGCAATTGCCACAACCAGCGGCGGAACACTCACGGTTCGAGGCAGCAGCTTTACAAATAATCGAGGCAGCAACGGTGGCGCAATCAATAACTTGCTGACCCAACTCCTCGTCGAGAACTGCACCTTTCGCAATAATGATTCGACTGTGGGTGGCGTGAAGGCAGGCACGATCGGCTATGGCGGTGCAATTTATGTTGATGGGGCTGACCCAGACACCGCGCATGATGTGCCAGGTGCACCCGGTCGCACGATTACGATTCGCAACAGCCGGGTTGAGGGCAATCGTGGGGCAGCACAGGGCGGCGGGATGATGATATGGCTCTATGGACAGGACAAGGCACTCGTTGAAAACTGTTCAATTACCGGAAATTCTGTCAGTCGCGGCGCTGGAGGAGATTCGCTGGGAGGCGGTTTGCGCCACGGCAATGGGGAACTCACCATTCGCAACACCACGATCGCCAATAATACAGCTCTCGATCAAGGCGGCGGCTTGTGGATTGGCGGTCGATCGCCTGTGACGATTACCAACAGCACGATTTCCGGAAATCGGGCAGACAATGGCAACGGTCAAGGGTTAGGTGGCGCTATTACTCTTGCGACTGATGCGGGATATGTTGCTAGCCTCAAAAATCTCACCATCACCAATAACTATGCTGGGTTTGGCGGCGGTGCTTTCTGGGCAAACCAAACTGCTGTAACGCTGGCAAACTCGATCGTCGCGAATAACAGCACCAGCAATCCCTGGAAGCTTAACTCTCAAACCGGATGGCAACTGATGGACGGTGGAAATAACATTCAGTTTCCGGCTCCCCTGTCTCCATCAGATAAGGCAGTTACGGCAACAGTTCGCGTTATCGATCCAAGACTCGCTCTCTTACAAACAGAAGATGGTAGTTTGGCTCCAACTCAACTATTGCTAAAAGGCAGCCCAGCGATCGATGGCGCAGGTTCTACAGCCACCCCAACTGATCAGCGTGGCATCGGACGAAATGGCAAACCGGATATTGGCGCAACTGAATGGGTTACTAACCGTAACCTGAAACTCAACGGCACTGCCGCAAACGATCTCCTGATCGGCAGTTCAGGTCAGGATAACCTCACTGGAGCCACTGGAGATGATTGGTTGATGGGCAGCATGGGCAGCGATCGACTAACAGGAAATCAAGGTGCAGATTACTTTGTTTTTGCCGCAAGCAGTCAGGCGCAGGTCTTCCGCCAATCTCGCCTTAAAGCGATAGATCATCTCACCGATTGGAAAGTACAAGAAGGCGATCGATTGCTGCTAGACACAGATAATGACAGCTTTGGGGATCAGCCCGTTGCTCTCTTCCATGCCAAGGTTAGCGGGAATACGCTCGCCAGCGCAGTCAAAGCGGCTTACCAGGATAAAAATCAGCAGCAGCGGGGTCAGCAAAAATTACAGGCAAACGAAGCTGTACTGCTGGAATGGAACAGGCGCTCTTTTCTAGCAGTGAACGATCAAAGTTCAGCTTTTTCTGCCAATCGCGATCTCCTAGTTGATGTGACAGGCATCAAAATTGCGAAACCAGATGTGAGAGTAGGGGTATTAGCCGTAGACAACTACTTTGCCTAACCTCTCATTCACTTTTCCCTGACTAGTAACATATTGATCAAAAAAGGGTAGACATCTTGCCTACCCTACTAGAACTTAACCAGTTCATCTAGTCCGAATTACCGTCTTCGACCTCCAAGACTGCGCGATCGGCTTCCACTGCCAAAGCCACTGCCACTGCCAAAGCCCCGATTTGAGCGGCGGATCTGCGGTGAACTGGGTTTGTTTGAACGGCGCAAGTTACTGGAACCATAGCCCGAACCCGTCGATCGATTGGAGCGGCGCAAGTTGCTGGAACCATAGCCCGAACCCGTCGAGACGGTGCGATTAAAGGGTGTGGTAGCCCTGACTTTAGAGCTAACAGAAGGAGTTCTCAGTTGCCCAGTTGTGCGAAATGCCTGACGGTTCCGAACCTCAAGCGGCGGTGCTTGATAACGGCTGCGATAGCGGCTCGCTGCATCATCGTAAGTTCTACCATATCCGCCAAACCCAGTCAGCGCGACTCCCGGCTGATAGACCGGAGGAAAATAGTAGTTTGGGCGAAACAGCAGGCTGCCTAACGCTTGCCCTGCCAAGGCTCCAGCAAAAGGCGACCAAAAATTCGACTCCTGCCGAACCACAACGACTTCTTGCTGTCCTGTTTGAGGGTTTGCTTGAGTTTCGGTGACGTTATGGACGTACTCAATCTTGAAATCTTCAGTTAAAAACAGCGAAGGTTCATTATTTTCGACCTTGAGATGGCTCTTTTGCCCTGCCTTAACTTGCTCGTCCGTCAGGCGTGCCATCGGCAAGTTGGTCGTATGGTAAACCGAAGGCTCCCCTGCACGGGTATTCAGCAGCATCAGCGAGTATTCGCCGATCGTATCGTCGTAGGTTGCCTGCTGCACCGGATATTCCCCATTGGAGAGGTTGGTCTGCGCTTGAGCTGTAGCGGTTGGCTGCGTTTGGGGAGCCTTTGCCACCGGATCTCCTGCCACACTACAGGCAACAGTAGACCAGGCAAGGGTCAGGGTCATGGAAACAAGTAAAAGTTTGCGGAGCATGGTTGTCAGAAATGAACGCATTGAGAAAGGCATAAGAGTTATAGGGGAACCAGTTCAGGAAAGTTGAGTAAAAGTTGATCATCGGTGAGTTCATCACCCAGGCGGGCAGGCGAAAAGTGAACTTGAATTGCTCTTATCCGCCCAGAGTAATGTAGATTGATCAAGGCTTTCAGTCCAGCTTTCAGGCTGCTGGTGCTGGCGAGATCGGTCTCTAGTCGCGGTTCTTCGCCTTCATAAGCTGCCGTCAGAATGACCACTAGATTCTGCGTCACGGGAATTGAGAAAGGTTCATCTGGTTCAAGGTCTACCTCATCCGGGGCAGTGCCATAACGCTGAGCAGAATCTGTAAACAGTTCGGTCACATAGTTATCCGCTTCTCCTTCGTCCCAGAAAACATCGCCTTCATTTGCAGCAGATTGCCAGTAGATGTCGTATTGCAGCAGTGACTCACAAATCTGCACCAAGCCTTCGCCTAACGCTTCTAAGTCTCCCTCCGCTCCGATCGCTTCCTGCGCTGCCCGGTTTAACACTCCTAGCAGAGGCGCAACTTCGCTACCTGCCAAATGCACAAACACTCGGCTGATAGTAATTCTGGTCTTTCCAGTAAACTGATTGAATCGATCGCGCCAAGATGTCATGCTCGTTCTCCAACAATCCGATTGGTTGAGTGACTAGAGGACGGGTCACAGCAGAGCGAAGTTTAGCTTTTGTAACTTCTGCCTAACTCCTACTTTAGAAACAACAGCAGCAATTGCCGTCTATCTCTGGTTTAGCTGATCGTTTGTTGGTTGTACTTCACCCAATCGGCTCACCAGATAGGAGGTGAGAGAACCCTGTCACAGACCTCCCACCCCTCTACCCTCTGTTAACTGTCTCCTATCTGTTATCTGTTAACTGTTTCCGATTCCTTGTCCCAATTTGCTTAATGCCAAAATCGCTTGCGATCGCACATCTGCATCTGCATCCTGGCTCAAATGGTTTAGTCGATCGATTACATCCTGGTTGATTTGTCCTGGATGCTTTGCTGCGAGTTCTCCCAACTCAAAAACTGCTG
This window harbors:
- the hpxO gene encoding FAD-dependent urate hydroxylase HpxO — its product is MHQLKVVIIGAGIGGLTAAIALQRSGYEVEIYDRVKELRPAGAAISVWSNGVKVLNALGLGKQMAQIGGQMDRMEYRTIEGELLNAIDLSPLVEAVGQRPYPVARTDLQSMLLNAFAGEVTLNARCVGLETDETGVTAIFEDGHRATGDLLIAADGVRSILREFVLDQSIEPQYGGYVNWNGLVPVSPDLAPSDTWAIYVGDFKRVSMMPVAGDRFYFFFDVPMPKEKTSELGDIRADLSNFFVGWADPVQALIQRLDPEATNRVLIHDVGPIDRMVRGKVALLGDSAHATCPDLGQGGCQAMEDAFMLAQCLLTTNVSVEDALKRYELARKERTGAIVEKARKRAEQIHGKEPAITQAWYDQLAYEKPTDVTDAIAKVILGGPLR
- the uraH gene encoding hydroxyisourate hydrolase; amino-acid sequence: MAGKLTTHVLDTAQGCPAAHLAIELWLIHSLPQSATLPDKTPDKTPDKTLIKTIQTNEDGRTDQPVLSSHEIKAGTFELVFIVGDYFAQQSVKITNPPFLDRIPIQFTIVDVNAHYHVPLLVSPWSYSTYRGS
- a CDS encoding DUF1517 domain-containing protein, which produces MTSWRDRFNQFTGKTRITISRVFVHLAGSEVAPLLGVLNRAAQEAIGAEGDLEALGEGLVQICESLLQYDIYWQSAANEGDVFWDEGEADNYVTELFTDSAQRYGTAPDEVDLEPDEPFSIPVTQNLVVILTAAYEGEEPRLETDLASTSSLKAGLKALINLHYSGRIRAIQVHFSPARLGDELTDDQLLLNFPELVPL
- the xdhA gene encoding xanthine dehydrogenase small subunit, coding for MKQVETSLTLSINGERVRLKCVSPTMTLLEYLRQSGRTGTKEGCGDGDCGACTVVVMNEGADGKPHYQAVNSCLMPIGSLAGRDILTVEGLANGSLHPVQAAMVETGGSQCGYCTPGFIMSLFAAYYDGKLDDEAIEGNLCRCTGYLPIRRAAQQLVQEQIGDRFTAVLAAAKPDISEVSYSDTEHLFYRPIRLQDALELLQQHPGATLMAGATDLGLEMSYHRQTFPILISLEAVAELKQIAVTPEWVEIGAAVPLTQIETQLKGLFPSLDEMLYWFAARQVRNRATIGGNLGTASPIGDLPPVLLALDAEVRLANPSRERIIPLAQFFKGYRQTELQPGEVIVAVRIPRSLTLRAVRRLSQSYKIGKRGTDDISIVAAAFAIDLNSENQIVHARLAYGGVAATPVRAIEVETALVGQPWTIDTIQQIKLQLREAFTPLTDLRGSAAYRKVLIANLFEKFFVEMQATVNQSAGEVRS
- a CDS encoding bluetail domain-containing putative surface protein; protein product: MANSLVKGIVVTSTADSGAGSLRSAITLAPAGETIRFAPSLKGQTITLNGQLEVNKNLTIDGSNAPGLTISGNNASRVLKTGEKTNVTLKNLILANGRLTGADDVTGTGAGIQTGMDSTLTVIKCQINRNVARRGGGGIWTGYRSTTTILNSRFDGNDGSEAIEERGGGAIATTSGGTLTVRGSSFTNNRGSNGGAINNLLTQLLVENCTFRNNDSTVGGVKAGTIGYGGAIYVDGADPDTAHDVPGAPGRTITIRNSRVEGNRGAAQGGGMMIWLYGQDKALVENCSITGNSVSRGAGGDSLGGGLRHGNGELTIRNTTIANNTALDQGGGLWIGGRSPVTITNSTISGNRADNGNGQGLGGAITLATDAGYVASLKNLTITNNYAGFGGGAFWANQTAVTLANSIVANNSTSNPWKLNSQTGWQLMDGGNNIQFPAPLSPSDKAVTATVRVIDPRLALLQTEDGSLAPTQLLLKGSPAIDGAGSTATPTDQRGIGRNGKPDIGATEWVTNRNLKLNGTAANDLLIGSSGQDNLTGATGDDWLMGSMGSDRLTGNQGADYFVFAASSQAQVFRQSRLKAIDHLTDWKVQEGDRLLLDTDNDSFGDQPVALFHAKVSGNTLASAVKAAYQDKNQQQRGQQKLQANEAVLLEWNRRSFLAVNDQSSAFSANRDLLVDVTGIKIAKPDVRVGVLAVDNYFA